In one Candidatus Brocadiia bacterium genomic region, the following are encoded:
- a CDS encoding Xaa-Pro peptidase family protein, giving the protein MNRQNIYLDRFQKKLGELKLDAFLVLNTVNVQYLSGFTSGDSWMVVTPSKAFFITDFRYVEQAEQELNNCKLVRHTKGLVAESINLMKQSRAKRVGFEDIHISLALFNDLKKRTPAKIKLIPQQNVIETQRMIKTADEIRLIRQAVRCAEEAFSRIRRFIRPGLTEKDIGYKLESYLRDAGALGGSFPPIIGIDERGALPHAPLTDKPAGKQCAVLIDWGANYNGYCSDLTRVLFRGKVPPLTRRIYDITLEAQNRAIEKVRPGELIGAVDDAARGWIAKHGYGKYFGHGLGHGIGRGGHEMPRIGSKSTMPLQPGMVFTIEPGIYLPGKAGVRIEDMVMVTDTGYELLTHVPREIRDMII; this is encoded by the coding sequence ATGAACAGACAGAATATCTATCTGGACCGGTTTCAGAAGAAACTGGGCGAATTAAAACTGGACGCCTTCCTGGTCCTGAACACGGTCAATGTCCAGTATCTTTCGGGGTTTACCAGCGGCGATTCGTGGATGGTGGTGACGCCCAGCAAGGCATTCTTTATTACCGATTTCCGTTATGTCGAGCAGGCTGAGCAGGAACTCAATAACTGCAAGTTGGTCCGGCATACCAAGGGTTTGGTAGCCGAATCAATAAACCTGATGAAACAGTCTCGGGCCAAAAGGGTCGGTTTTGAGGACATTCATATCTCGCTGGCCCTGTTTAACGACCTCAAGAAGCGCACTCCCGCCAAGATAAAACTGATACCCCAGCAGAACGTCATTGAGACCCAGCGGATGATAAAGACGGCCGATGAGATTCGGCTTATCCGCCAGGCGGTTCGTTGCGCCGAGGAGGCCTTCAGCCGCATCCGCCGGTTTATCAGGCCGGGGCTGACTGAAAAGGATATCGGGTACAAGCTGGAATCATATCTCCGCGACGCCGGGGCCTTGGGCGGTTCTTTCCCGCCGATTATCGGCATCGACGAGCGCGGGGCTTTGCCTCACGCGCCGCTGACCGACAAGCCGGCCGGCAAGCAATGCGCCGTGTTGATAGACTGGGGCGCCAATTATAACGGCTACTGTTCTGACCTGACTCGGGTGCTGTTCCGGGGCAAGGTGCCGCCGCTGACCCGCCGGATTTACGATATTACGCTCGAGGCACAGAACCGGGCCATCGAAAAGGTCAGGCCGGGCGAGCTTATCGGCGCGGTTGACGACGCGGCCCGGGGCTGGATTGCCAAACACGGTTACGGCAAGTATTTCGGGCACGGACTGGGGCACGGCATCGGCCGGGGCGGGCACGAGATGCCGCGCATAGGCTCCAAATCTACCATGCCACTCCAGCCGGGGATGGTCTTTACCATCGAGCCGGGGATTTACCTGCCCGGCAAGGCCGGTGTGCGCATCGAGGATATGGTCATGGTTACCGATACCGGTTATGAACTGCTCACTCACGTGCCCAGGGAAATCAGGGATATGATTATTTAG